One Carassius auratus strain Wakin chromosome 4, ASM336829v1, whole genome shotgun sequence DNA segment encodes these proteins:
- the LOC113057277 gene encoding gastrula zinc finger protein XlCGF57.1-like — protein MKVHRQVHTDKKPYTCPECKKSYSHKGTLKGHMRIHTGEWPYSCKLCGKCCATKQSFKYHMNIHTGEKPFKCDQCKKSFARKGSLTSHKRIHSKENRFTCHRCGMRLPSMKRLNRHVVIHPGEKPFKCPQCERSFRFNNYLKIHMRMHTGEKPFTCHLCGNGFSRKASLQTHMRIHTGEKPYTCPQCGKNFAYKESFGCHMRTHTGETPFSCKLCGKSFSHKGNLSHHMIIHTGYKPFKCDQCGKSFRHKGSFDYHLRSHLRANSFTCHQCRKNFDNRKDLKKHILTHTGETPFMCHNCGKSFTLKGSLKTHLKIHTGEKPFTCHYCSKTFRFKGNLQTHTRLHTGERPFTCLKCEMCFTYQRDLKRHLQSHPGENLQSSTRDKRLRKRNNFKNPLPISLGGTRFNCDQCDKKFILPSHLKLYLKSHVDVRRYWCSSCGKRFKWLGNLKWHQKLRICVKLRLRSRNT, from the coding sequence ATGAAAGTTCACAGGCAAGTTCACACCGACAAGAAACCATACACATGCCCTGAGTGTAAAAAGAGTTACTCCCATAAAGGAACGCTTAAAggccacatgagaattcacaccggAGAGTGGCCTTACTCCTGCAAATTGTGTGGAAAATGCTGTGCTACAAAGCAAAGCTTTAAATATCACATGAACATTCACACGGGAGAGAAGCCGTTCAAATGTGATCAGTGTAAAAAGAGTTTTGCACGTAAAGGAAGCCTTACTTCGCACAAGAGGATTCATTCAAAAGAGAACCGTTTTACATGTCATCGGTGTGGAATGCGTTTGCCTAGCATGAAACGCCTCAACAGACATGTAGTAATTCATCccggagagaaacctttcaaATGCCCGCAGTGTGAAAGGAGTTTCAGATTCAATAACTACCTTAAGATTCACATGAGAatgcacactggagagaagcccttCACGTGTCATCTCTGTGGAAATGGTTTTAGTCGTAAAGCAAGCCTACAGactcacatgagaattcacactggagagaagccttacacttgccctcagtgtggaaagaattTTGCATATAAAGAATCCTTTGGTTGCCACATGAGAACTCACACTGGAGAAACCCCCTTCAGCTGCAAATTGTGTGGGAAGAGCTTCTCGCATAAAGGAAATCTTAGCCATCACATGATAATTCACACTGGATATAAGCCTTTtaaatgtgatcagtgtggaaagagtttcagacaCAAAGGATCGTTTGATTACCACTTAAGGTCTCACTTAAGAGCAAACTCTTTTACATGCCATCAATGTAGAAAGAATTTCGACAACAGAAAAGATCTTAAGAAGCATATACTAACTCACACCGGAGAGACACCTTTCATGTGCCATaactgtggaaagagtttcacacttAAAGGAAGCCTGAAGACTCACTTaaaaattcacactggagagaagcctttcacttGCCATTACTGTAGCAAGACTTTCAGATTTAAAGGGAACCTCCAGACTCACACGAGACTTCACACTGGAGAGCGGCCTTTCACCTGCCTCAAGTGTGAGATGTGTTTTACATACCAAAGAGACCTGAAACGTCATCTGCAAAGTCATCCTGGAGAGAATCTGCAGAGTTCTACGCGTGACAAGAGGTTGAGAAAAAGGAACAATTTCAAAAATCCCCTGCCCATTTCATTGGGAGGAACGCGATTCAATTGCGATCAGTgtgataaaaaatttattttaccaTCACACTTAAAGTTATACCTGAAAAGTCATGTGGATGTGAGACGTTATTGGTGTTCTTCATGTGGGAAAAGATTCAAATGGCTTGGTAATTTAAAATGGCACCAGAAATTACGTATCTGTGTCAAATTAAGGCTACGTTCACGCAACACCTGA
- the LOC113057252 gene encoding gastrula zinc finger protein XlCGF26.1-like, with product MALIKEESEDIRIEEAVRVKQEDTEEQTDRMSLKKESEVPNEMEEKYQNEKHVYITGEKSFSCTKTEKISSQNRTQKSGVSYFSCFQCGKSFSKHENLKDHMRIHNGESPFTCQQCGKGFTEKGSLKRHMRIHTGEKPFTCQDCGKRFTQKGTLNRHMRIHTGEKPYSCQLCGKSFKAELNIMYHMKIHTGEKPFMCHHCGKSFRNNVSLKNHIKIHTGEKPFMCHQCGKSFRHSISLSTHMRIHTGEKPFTCDQCGKSFRCKVTLNCHMKIHSREDCFICQQCGLSFTNLERLNSHETIHSGEKPFKCHQCERIFQFKKSLKSHMRIHTGEKPYTCLQCGRCFTYKATLDSHMRSHTGESPYTCKLCDKTFSHNGNLKTHMRVHTGEKPFICVECGKSFTRKESLNYHMRIHSREISFVCHQCGKSFTDQKHLKRHVLIHAAENPLMCHQCGKSFTHKGNLTTHMRIHTGEKPFTCPQCGKSFSHKVSLKTHLRIHTGEKPFTCHQCGKSFRHNVSFKAHMKIHSGEKPFTCHRCGKCFMFKGNLKTHMRVHAGEMSFSCQRDPRRHSQTQSVKKLQCPACNKTFTKSSHFQNHQRIHSGERRFNCDQCNKKFLSLSHLHIHMKSHASVRRYQCSLCGQGFKWLGNLKWHQKIRICVKLRLRSRHR from the exons ATGGCGTtaattaaagaggagagtgaagacattAGGATTGAAGAAGCAGTCAGGGTGAAAcaagaagatactgaggaacaaacag ACCGGATGTCACTGAAGAAGGAGAGTGAAGTACCAAATGAAATGGAAGAGAAATATCAGAATGAGAAACATGTTTACATAACTGGAGAAAAATCTTTTAGTTGCACGAAAACTGAAAAGATTTCCTCACAAAACAGAACACAAAAGTCAGGGGTAAGTTATTTCAGCTGCTTTCAGTGCGGAAAGAGTTTCAGTAAGCACGAAAACCTTAAagaccacatgagaattcacaatgGTGAGAGCCCTTTCACCTGCCAGCAGTGTGGAAAAGGTTTTACTGAAAAAGGAAGCCTTAAAaggcacatgagaattcacactggagagaaacctttcacctgCCAAGACTGTGGAAAACGTTTCACTCAAAAAGGAACCCTTAACaggcacatgagaattcacactggagagaagccctaCTCCTGTCAACTGTGTGGAAAAAGCTTTAAAGCAGAACTAAACATAATGTAtcacatgaaaattcacactggagagaagcctttcatgTGCCATCATTGTGGAAAAAGTTTTAGAAATAATGTAAGTCTCAAGAATCACATAAaaattcacaccggagagaagcctttTATGTgccatcagtgtggaaagagttttagacATAGTATAAGCCTCAGCACTCACATgcgaattcacactggagaaaagccattcacatgtgatcagtgtggaaagagtttcagatgTAAAGTAACCCTTAACTGCCACATGAAGATTCACTCAAGAGAGGACTGTTTTATATGTCAACAGTGTGGATTGAGTTTTACAAATCTAGAGCGTCTAAACAGCCATGAAACCATTCactctggagagaaacctttcaaaTGTCATCAGTGTGAAAGGATTTTCCAATTTAAAAAATCCCTTAAGtctcacatgagaattcacaccggagagaagccttacacatgCCTTCAGTGTGGAAGGTGTTTCACATATAAAGCAACACTTGATTCCCACATGAGGAGTCACACTGGAGAGAGCCCTTACACCTGCAAACTGTGTGATAAAACCTTCTCACACAATGGAAATCTAAAGactcacatgagagttcacactggagagaagccatttATATGTGTtgagtgtggaaaaagtttcacaCGTAAAGAAAGCCTTAATTACCACATGAGGATTCACTCGAGAGAGATCAGCTTTGTGTgtcatcagtgtggaaagagttttacagacCAAAAACACCTTAAGAGGCATGTCTTAATTCACGCTGCAGAAAACCCTTTGATGTgccatcagtgtggaaagagttttacacataAAGGAAACCTAACGACTcatatgagaattcacactggagagaagccttttacGTGCCCTCAGTGTGGCAAAAGTTTCAGTCATAAAGTGAGCCTCAAGACTCACCTgcgaattcacactggagagaaacctttcacgtgccatcagtgtggaaaaagtttcagaCATAATGTGAGCTTTAAGGCTCACATGAAAATTCACagtggagagaagcctttcacatGCCATCGCTGTGGAAAGTGTTTCATGTTTAAAGGAAACCTTAAGACTCACATGAGAGTTCATGCTGGAGAGATGAGTTTTTCATGTCAAAGAGACCCAAGACGTCATTCACAAACTCAATCTGTAAAAAAATTACAGTGTCCTGCATGTAACAAGACATTTACAAAAAGCAGCCATTTTCAAAATCACCAGCGCATTCACTCTGGAGAAAGGCGGTTTAATTGTGATCAGTGTAATAAAAAATTTCTTTCACTATCACACTTGCATATACACATGAAAAGTCATGCATCTGTGAGACGTTATCAGTGTTCTTTGTGTGGACAGGGTTTTAAATGGCTTGGCAATTTAAAATGGCACCAGAAAATACGGATCTGTGTGAAATTAAGGCTGCGTTCTCGACACAGGTGA